Proteins found in one Planctomycetes bacterium MalM25 genomic segment:
- the galB gene encoding 4-oxalmesaconate hydratase produces the protein MRLLPSNALPIMLDALVIAPHPDDAELGAGGLILKLQQEGKRVGVLDLTSGEPTPHGSLEIRAQETATATEALGLVWRENLGLPNRQLEPTLENRAKLAAVFRRERPRWLFAPYWEDAHPDHGAATQLIEDARFWSKLTKTEEPGQVPLPGEPHHPERVYYYYCVHLKLAPQPAFILDISDVWEQKAAAIACYQSQFVAGRPTSPSFLDKLRDEAAYWGKSIGTAYGEPIASREPLGLGRLGDLV, from the coding sequence TTGCGTCTCCTGCCATCTAACGCCCTCCCCATCATGCTCGACGCCCTCGTTATCGCCCCGCACCCGGACGACGCCGAACTCGGCGCCGGCGGCTTGATCCTCAAGCTCCAGCAGGAGGGCAAGCGGGTCGGCGTGCTCGACCTCACCTCGGGAGAGCCGACGCCGCACGGCAGCCTTGAGATCCGCGCCCAGGAGACCGCCACCGCGACCGAGGCGCTCGGCCTCGTCTGGCGCGAGAACCTGGGGCTGCCGAACCGGCAGCTCGAGCCGACGCTCGAGAACCGGGCGAAGCTGGCCGCCGTCTTCCGGCGTGAGCGGCCGCGGTGGCTGTTCGCCCCCTACTGGGAGGACGCCCACCCCGACCACGGGGCGGCGACCCAGCTGATCGAGGACGCCCGCTTCTGGTCGAAGCTGACGAAGACCGAAGAGCCCGGGCAAGTCCCGCTGCCGGGCGAGCCGCACCACCCGGAGCGGGTCTATTACTACTACTGCGTCCACCTGAAGCTGGCGCCGCAGCCGGCGTTCATCCTGGACATCAGCGACGTCTGGGAGCAGAAGGCGGCCGCCATCGCGTGCTACCAGAGCCAGTTCGTCGCGGGCCGGCCAACGAGCCCCTCCTTCTTGGACAAGCTCCGCGACGAGGCCGCCTACTGGGGCAAGTCGATCGGCACGGCGTACGGCGAACCGATCGCCAGCCGCGAGCCGCTGGGGCTCGGGAGGCTAGGCGATTTGGTGTGA
- a CDS encoding Thermostable carboxypeptidase 1, with the protein MSAFDKLRAHARETALLNSATMVVEWDEQTHMPPAAGEWRAEQMAYLAGMVHKRNTAPELGEWLAELRDSDDAADPAGDVGATVREMSRKYDRETRLPQELVEETARVGSQSHHAWAAARKADDFAQFQPWLEKMVDLQRRRADALGYEGSPYDALLEEYEPGETAESVGQVLAALRDELAPLVAQIVDSGVKAPSELVTKAFPIDRQKAFGRRAAEAIGYDFNAGGLDIAAHPFCTTLGPQDVRMTTRYDEHNFTDSFFSTLHETGHGLYEQGLPADWFGLPPGEAISLGIHESQSRLWENLVARSRGFWEHFDGPLCETFPEQMAGVDPDAWWFAINEAKPSLIRVDADEATYNLHIIVRFELERAMIEGSLKPADLPAAWNEEYRSIVGVAPPSDADGCLQDVHWSAGLFGYFPTYALGNLYAAQFFDQAEADLGDLEAAFARGEFGPLLAWLREHVHAVGQRYSARQLVERVTGQPLSHDALMRQLRTKFGGLYGFA; encoded by the coding sequence ATGTCCGCCTTCGATAAACTCCGCGCCCACGCCCGTGAGACGGCGCTCCTCAACTCGGCCACGATGGTCGTTGAGTGGGACGAGCAGACCCACATGCCGCCTGCCGCCGGCGAGTGGCGCGCCGAGCAGATGGCCTACCTGGCGGGGATGGTCCACAAGCGGAACACGGCGCCCGAGCTGGGCGAGTGGCTCGCCGAGCTGCGCGACTCGGACGACGCGGCCGACCCGGCGGGCGACGTCGGCGCCACCGTGCGCGAGATGTCGCGCAAGTACGATCGTGAGACCCGCTTGCCGCAGGAACTGGTCGAGGAGACCGCCCGCGTCGGCAGCCAGTCGCACCACGCCTGGGCCGCGGCCCGCAAGGCGGACGACTTCGCGCAGTTTCAGCCGTGGCTCGAGAAGATGGTCGATCTGCAACGCCGGCGCGCCGACGCGCTCGGCTACGAGGGCTCGCCCTACGACGCCCTGCTCGAAGAGTACGAGCCGGGCGAGACCGCCGAGTCGGTCGGCCAGGTGCTCGCCGCCCTTCGCGACGAGCTCGCGCCGCTGGTCGCGCAGATCGTCGATTCGGGCGTGAAGGCTCCGAGTGAGCTGGTCACGAAGGCGTTCCCGATCGACCGGCAGAAGGCGTTCGGACGCCGCGCCGCGGAGGCGATCGGCTACGACTTCAACGCGGGCGGGCTCGACATCGCGGCGCACCCCTTCTGCACGACGCTCGGCCCGCAGGACGTGCGGATGACGACTCGTTACGACGAGCACAACTTCACCGACAGCTTCTTCAGCACGCTGCATGAAACGGGCCACGGCCTCTACGAGCAGGGCCTCCCCGCCGACTGGTTCGGCCTGCCGCCGGGCGAGGCGATCTCGTTGGGCATCCACGAGTCGCAGTCGCGGCTGTGGGAGAACCTGGTGGCGCGCAGCCGCGGCTTCTGGGAGCACTTCGACGGCCCGCTGTGCGAGACCTTCCCGGAGCAGATGGCGGGCGTCGATCCGGACGCTTGGTGGTTCGCGATCAACGAAGCGAAGCCGTCGCTCATCCGCGTCGACGCGGACGAGGCGACCTACAACCTGCACATCATCGTCCGCTTCGAGCTCGAGCGGGCGATGATCGAGGGCTCGTTGAAACCGGCCGACCTGCCGGCTGCCTGGAACGAAGAGTACCGATCGATCGTCGGCGTGGCGCCCCCTTCGGATGCGGACGGCTGCCTGCAAGATGTCCACTGGAGCGCCGGGCTGTTCGGGTACTTCCCGACTTACGCGCTGGGCAACCTGTACGCGGCCCAGTTCTTCGATCAGGCCGAGGCGGACCTCGGCGATCTGGAGGCCGCCTTCGCCCGGGGCGAGTTCGGGCCGTTGCTGGCATGGCTGCGGGAGCACGTCCACGCGGTTGGCCAGCGGTACTCGGCCCGGCAGCTCGTTGAGCGGGTGACCGGCCAGCCCCTCTCGCACGACGCCCTCATGCGACAGCTGCGGACGAAGTTCGGCGGGCTGTACGGCTTCGCTTGA